A segment of the Aneurinibacillus sp. REN35 genome:
AGGTCCACCTCCTGGCTATAGTGTACCCCGACAAATTACAAGCTCCCTAGAAAGTTTTTACTTACAGAGAAAAAAGCTGCCTTCTACTGCGCAGCTTTTTTTACAAACATTTTTATCTTAGTGATGTTCCAATTCCTTAAGTTCAGATAACGCAACTGTTTTTCGATCTGTTGGATTCTCCATTGTATGTATTCTTGCTGTTTTGCTTTGTGCATCAACAGAATCAATCCATACCTGAACACCTTCGAAACCTACATCAATTTTCTCATGGGACTGTACAATTTCCTGAGCACGTTTTATTTCCATCATTATCACCTTTGCTAAGAAATTTGGCATAGCAGACCAAGACAATAAAAATGCTGCTATAGCTATGTTTTATAATATGTTAGGCAAAGCTTATCTATACTTTTTAAAATCTAGGCCGTTATGTTCTATACTAAAAAGCCGTCTGCAAGTATAACTTGCAGACGGCTTTATGTATGTATTGTACCCTGAAAACTGGATCGAAGAAAAATGACGCGTAAAGGAATCTTTGATTTTTGGTTAAGCCCTCGACCGATTAGTATTCGTCAGCTCCG
Coding sequences within it:
- a CDS encoding H-type small acid-soluble spore protein — protein: MEIKRAQEIVQSHEKIDVGFEGVQVWIDSVDAQSKTARIHTMENPTDRKTVALSELKELEHH